The genomic window GATGGGCCAGGGCCGCGCGCAACTGGTCGAGGACCACGTCGACGTCGCGGTCGCGGTCCTCGATGAGCCCGTCGGTGTAGAGGACCACCTGGCTGCCCTCGGGGAGGTGGAACTCCGCTGATTCGAAGGGCAGCCCCCCGAGGCCGAGCGGAGGCCCGGCGGGCAGGTCGGGGAACGACACGGTGCCGTCGGGGTCGACCAGGGCGGGCGGAGGGTGGCCCGCGCGGGCCATGGTGCACTGCTGCGAGGTCGGGTCGTAGACGGCGTAGAGACAGGTCGCGCCGATGATGCCGCCGCCGTCGGAGACGGGATCCTCCCGGTCCAGTCGGCTCACGAGGTTGTCGAGGTGGGTGAGGACCTCGTCCGGCGGGAAGTCGAGTTCGGCGAAGCTGCGTGCGGCCGTGCGGACGCGGCCCATGGTCGCGGCGGAGAGCAGGCCGTGGCCGACCACATCGCCGACGAAGAGGCCGATACGGGTTCCGGAGAGCGGGATGACGTCGTACCAGTCACCGCCGACGTCGGATTCGGCGGGCAGATAGCGATGGGCGACCTCGACGGAGTCCTGATCGGGCAGGCCCTGCGGGAGCAGGCTGCGCTGCAGGGCCAGGACCATGGTGCGTTCGCGCGTGTAGCGCCGGGCGTTGTCGATGGACAGGGCGGCACGGTTGGCGAGTTCCTGGGCCAGTGAGCGGTCGTCGTCCCCGAAGGGGGCGGGGTCCTGTGCGCGGTAGAAGGCGGCGACACCCAGGACGACACCACGGGCGACCAAGGGCACCGCGATGAGGGAGTGGACGTGGCTCAGCAGCCGTTCCGTGTACTCGGGGTCCTGCGCGAGCCAGCCCGCGGCCGTCTTCAGATCCGGTTCCAGCACCGCCTCCCCGCTGGTCAGACAGCGCAGCTGGGGCACGGTGGGGCCGTAGTCGACCTGCTTGCCGACCGGACTGAAGGGGAGGTCGTCGCGGATGCCGTGGACCACCGTGCGGCGCAGGTCGCTGCGGGGGTCGGCGGCCTCCTCGCCGCGCAGTACGGGCTCGGCCAGGTCGATGGTGACGAAGTCGGCGAGGCGCGGGACCGCCGTCTCGGCGAGTTCCCGCGCGGTGCGGCGCACGTCCAGGGTGGTTCCGATAAGGGCGCTGGCCTCGGACAACAGCTCCAGACGGCGGCGCGCGGCCAGGGCGTAGACACCGACGTGGGGCTCCCCCACCATCACGAGACCTCTCTGGGGGTTCGGGGAGCCGGGGCGGCCGGCCGGCATGCCGCCGGCAGTGGTCGTGACACCGTCGGCGGTGAGGCCACCGGTCGTCACGCCGTCATCGGTGAGGCGGTCGGTCGTGACGCCTTCGCCGGTGAGGCCGCCGGTTGTCACGCCTTCGCCGGTGAGGCGGTCGGTCGAGACGCCGTCGACGCCCACGGTGATCCTGCCGGGTGCGGCGTCGCGGAGGTGGCCGGATGCCGGTACGGCGGAGAGCCGACCGGGCGCCACGACGCGGGGGACGCCCGCCAAGCGCCGGACGACCGGGGTGTCGACGGACTCGACGGGTTCCGCGGGCGGTTCGACAGGTTCTACAGGCTCGACGGAGAAGGTCAGCGCCTCCTCGACCCGGTGCGGGACGGTGAGGGACTCGCGCGCCGAACGGCCGGGAAGGACGGCCTCGACGGCGATGCCCTCGACCCCGGAGGCGCTGGTCATCGGACGGCTCACGAGCGTGATCCGTCGGCCGTCCGCCAGAGGCACCTCGACGGCGGCCCGCTGCGCGCGGGAGATCAGCTCGGCGGCCTTCTCCAGGAGGGTCGCCCGGTCGCCGGGGCGCAGCCCGAGGGCCAGTTCGTCCACCCCGACGCTGTGGTGGGGGACCGCGTCGGCCTCGGCCCCCGCGTCCAGGTACGCCCGCAGCAGGGAGCGCTCACGTACGGAGCTCTGCCCGAGCAGCCGCCGCTCGATGGCCGCGGCCGCCTTGCGTATCACGGTGGACAGCGCCGGATCCTCGAAGGTGCGCGGATACCCGAAACACAGGACCCCTTCGATACGGCCGCTGAGCGGGTCGCGGACGGGAAGCGCGCGGCAGGCGCTGGCCTGGGAGCGTTCGGCGAAGTGCTCGGCGCCGTAGACCCTGATGAGCTGTCGTTCGGCCAGGGCCAGCCCGATGCCGTTGGTACCGGCGAAGCGCTCCGCGAACACGAACCCCGGGACCGTCTGGATCGCCGGGAGGCCCCTGGCCAGCGACGCCTGTCCGAAACGGCGCAGGAGAACCGTGCCGTTCGCGTCGGCGACGGAGATGTTGATCGCGCTGCCGGCGAATCTGGACTGCAGCCGGTCGAGCACCGGCACGGCCGCGCGGGTGATCCGGCCGTCCGGGTCGAAGTCGTCCCGGAAAGGGAGGTCGGACTGGTCCGGGGAGAGCCTCAGGGACCGGCAGCGCTGCCAGGAGTTCAGGATCGAGGGGCGCACTCCTGTCTCCAGCGGCTCACCCTGCAGAAACCGCTCACGGAAAAGGGTGGGGCCCGTGCCGTCTGTCGCACGTCCCGTTGGTACCGGCTCGACGTCGGACCGCACCACGCTGGCCTCACTAGCGCCCTGGACAATCCGCTTATCGGAAATATCTGGCATTGACGAGGATACGGGCATCAGCGACGTGAGTCACGGTTCGCACGTTTCCTCACCTGCGGTGACCGATCAGCACCGGCGTCACAGAACCGCGACCGGATTGACGGGCGAGCCCGTCCCGCCCGGAACGTTCAGCGGAGCCACGACCAGCAGGAACTCGTACCGTCCCGCCTCGGCGGTCGCGTCGGCCAGCGCCTCCAGGTCGAGGTTGTCGAGCAGCGGTACCCCCATCGCGGCCACGGCCAGGGCGTGGACCGGCGAGTGCACGCCCTCGACGGGCGAGGGCCGTACATCACTGTCCCCGTCTCCGCCGAGCAGCGCGATGCCGCGTTCGGCCAGCAGCGGTACGGCGTCGACGTGGAAGCCCGCGCTCGCCGCGTCGGGGTCCCAGGCGCCGAGCTCCTTGCGGCGGCGGACGTGTCCGGAGCGCAGCAGCACCGCGTCGCCCTCGCCGATCGTCACGCCGAGCGCCTTC from Streptomyces sp. DSM 40750 includes these protein-coding regions:
- a CDS encoding SpoIIE family protein phosphatase, with the translated sequence MVRSDVEPVPTGRATDGTGPTLFRERFLQGEPLETGVRPSILNSWQRCRSLRLSPDQSDLPFRDDFDPDGRITRAAVPVLDRLQSRFAGSAINISVADANGTVLLRRFGQASLARGLPAIQTVPGFVFAERFAGTNGIGLALAERQLIRVYGAEHFAERSQASACRALPVRDPLSGRIEGVLCFGYPRTFEDPALSTVIRKAAAAIERRLLGQSSVRERSLLRAYLDAGAEADAVPHHSVGVDELALGLRPGDRATLLEKAAELISRAQRAAVEVPLADGRRITLVSRPMTSASGVEGIAVEAVLPGRSARESLTVPHRVEEALTFSVEPVEPVEPPAEPVESVDTPVVRRLAGVPRVVAPGRLSAVPASGHLRDAAPGRITVGVDGVSTDRLTGEGVTTGGLTGEGVTTDRLTDDGVTTGGLTADGVTTTAGGMPAGRPGSPNPQRGLVMVGEPHVGVYALAARRRLELLSEASALIGTTLDVRRTARELAETAVPRLADFVTIDLAEPVLRGEEAADPRSDLRRTVVHGIRDDLPFSPVGKQVDYGPTVPQLRCLTSGEAVLEPDLKTAAGWLAQDPEYTERLLSHVHSLIAVPLVARGVVLGVAAFYRAQDPAPFGDDDRSLAQELANRAALSIDNARRYTRERTMVLALQRSLLPQGLPDQDSVEVAHRYLPAESDVGGDWYDVIPLSGTRIGLFVGDVVGHGLLSAATMGRVRTAARSFAELDFPPDEVLTHLDNLVSRLDREDPVSDGGGIIGATCLYAVYDPTSQQCTMARAGHPPPALVDPDGTVSFPDLPAGPPLGLGGLPFESAEFHLPEGSQVVLYTDGLIEDRDRDVDVVLDQLRAALAHPERTPEETCRVVLDTVAPAHPGDDIALLVARTHAFDPLRIATWELPADPAVVSEVRASALRQLADWGLDEAAFAAELVLSELVTNAIRHGTGPIRVRLLHDRSLICEVSDTSNTAPHLRRAATTDEGGRGLFLVAQLSQSWGTRYIPEGKVIWAECGLDGG